Sequence from the Candidatus Saccharibacteria bacterium oral taxon 488 genome:
TTTTAAGCCGTTGCTGCCAGCGTCGCGCCCGCCTTTACGGACGCGGATTTTACCAAAATCAAGGTCGGTGTCATCGTGAATAATTAGTAAATCATCCAGTGTCAGTTTATAAAAATCCATGATCGCCCGCGCGGAAATACCGACGTTATTGTAGTACGTGGTTGGTTTGACAAGGAGGACTTTTTCTCGTGGAATAGTAACAGGTAGTTTTGTGCTAGCGGCTGAATCGACCGTAAAACTGTTTAATTCGGCAATATCCGCAAAGAATTTGGGCTTGTTGCTAAAATGTGCACTCTGTCCTGCCGCCAACTGGTTAACCACCAAAAAGCCAGCATTATGCCGCGTGTGAACGTACTTTTCGCCAGGATTGCCAAGGGCCAGAAT
This genomic interval carries:
- a CDS encoding aminoacyl-tRNA hydrolase is translated as MKVILALGNPGEKYVHTRHNAGFLVVNQLAAGQSAHFSNKPKFFADIAELNSFTVDSAASTKLPVTIPREKVLLVKPTTYYNNVGISARAIMDFYKLTLDDLLIIHDDTDLDFGKIRVRKGGRDAGSNGLKSLHAHIGSDFWHIRIGTDNLLRRQVSTDRFVMMNFNSDELTILKNWTIPTAQTMIHDFLSDHISAISVKL